In Apium graveolens cultivar Ventura unplaced genomic scaffold, ASM990537v1 ctg5843, whole genome shotgun sequence, one genomic interval encodes:
- the LOC141702890 gene encoding uncharacterized protein LOC141702890, whose product MLTSINSPIPFATWGIDILGPFPIATSQRKFLIIAIDYFTKWLEESWIVPIKAYIQTGWLPNDVTGSRKLAMRALRYEIPCILVTDNGTQFNNEEFRKYCEENEIELRFTSVAHPQANGTTYKVTTGATLFMLAYGAEVVVPVEI is encoded by the exons atgctgacttCCATCAACTCCCCCATTCCCTTCGCTACATGGGGAATAGATATTCTCGGGCCTTTCCCCATAGCCACATCACAAAGAAAGTTCTTGATTATAGCTATTGACTACTTCACTAAGTGGCTTGAGGAATCATGGATAGTTCCCATTAAGGCCTATATCCAAACTGGTTGGCTCCCGAATGATGTGACGGGATCACGAAAGTTGGCTATGCGAGCGCTGAG ATATGAAATTCCTTGCATCTTGGTAactgataatggaacacaattcaataatgaggaatttaGGAAGTACTgtgaggagaatgagattgagcTACGGTTCACTTCCGTAGCCCATCCTCAGGCCAATGG GACCACTTATAaagtcacgacaggagcaacattatttatgttagcatatggggcagaagtgGTCGTTCCAGTGGAGATATGA